The genomic interval AAAAGGGTGCTCAGGAGCAGCGGCTCGGTGACCGCCTCCCGCAGCCGGTCCAGGAGCTCGGCGACGGCGCCCTCGACGAAGGGGGCCACGAGGTTGTAGAGCTCATGGTCGGGGTCGTTCCCCGCGGGCCGGGCCGCCCAGGTGCGGTACCAGCCCTCGGCCCTCGCCAACCACTCGGGGCGGGCGAGCCCGGCGCGGGTGCGCAGGGACTCGTCCGGCTCGCCGAGGAGCTCGGCGAGCACGCGGTCGTCCAGGCCGAGGGGGGCGAGGACCTCATCGGGGCTCAGAGAGGTGCGCTGGAAGACCGCGAGATCCCGCCAGCGCGCGCTTCGCTCGGCGGCCCGGAGCTCGTCGACGTCGGCAGGGCCACCGGGCAGGGCGAGGCGCTCGGGGATCGTGAGGGTCCGCCACCAGGGGATCGTCTCGAAGGTGATCATGGGCTGCTCCTGTCTGCGCGTGGTTGGCTTCGCCGTGGGACTGCCGCAGGGCCGCGCAGGGGACCGGCGCGCGATCACCGACGCGGCCCGGATGGGCCTACTGGCACGTGCCCTGAGAGCAGATGGCGCCGCACTTGGTGAGGCTGGAGTACCAGGGGAGGCACCAGCAGCATCCGAAGGTGTAGACCCAGCCCGAGCCGGCGGCACCGGCGACGGACTGGAGCTCGAGGTCGGTCAGCTCGGTCAGGTCGACCTCGCTGACGGGGGACGGGGTTCGGGTCGTGGTGGTCATGAGCTCGTCTCCTTTCTCTCAGCAGCAGCCGCGGGTGCCCATGCGGCACGAGCCCCACAGGACCGTGTCGCTGAAGCAGGTCGTCAGGGTGGTGACGACGGCCGTCGCACAGGGAAGGCTGGTGCCGCCGTCGACGGTGGACATCTCCTGATCGTCGAGCTCGACCATGTCGACGGGGGGTGGTGTGGGGGACATGACTTCTCCTTTGAGATCGGTGTCGTGCCGTCGGTCGTGCGACCGGCGGCACGACCACGATCAGCCCGGCTCACCGATCGGCAGTACGCTCATCCGTCGGCTCCCGCCTCCACGAAGGCACTGCCGTCGATGACCTCAAGGACTAGGAGCGGCTGGATGTGAGCGCCTGGAACAGGACCACGAGACCGGATACGAGCGCGATGATGTCACCGACCCCGAGAAGGAGTGGGCTGCCGAGTACCGTGAGCCCGAACATGAAGATCGCGACGCCGACGAGCATTGAGATGAACCACGGATTCCTCTTGGTCTCCACGATGAGTACCTCTTGGTGCAGTCCGGACGGGTGTCGTCCGTGACCTCCCCATAGTGCGGCCGACGTCAGACGGCCAGTACGGACGAAGGACGAGGGGCGGCCGTACGAAAGCACAGCCGCCCCTCGTTCTCGAGGAGGAGATCAGCGGGAGCAGGCGAAGACAATCCAGGGCGCGATCCGGCACAGGAAGCTGTCGAGGGGTTGGGGGCGCGTCGGTGGCGAGGCGGGCGCCGAGCTCGTCGTGGGGTCGGGAGCATGGGCGGCCGACGTGGCGGAGTCGGCGGGAAGGGCGGCGGTGGGGGCCGCGAGGGACAGGGCGAGGAGGCAGGAGAGCAGGGCGGTACGGGGTTTCATCATGGGCGGGCTCCTTCAGGATGCGGGGCGGCTGTGCAGCCGATGCGATCCTCCGTCGTCGCATGAGCCCGGAGAAGAGCGGAACGTACGGCTTCCGGCGGCATCCTTATCGACCTTCGTCGGTGCGACGGGCCGTCCGAGGTCAAAGTCCTGCAAGGACTGTCGGATGGGTGGGGGCGGCTCCGCTCAGCGCCCCGGCGACACCAGTCCGTGCTCGAAGGCGGTGACGACGATGTGGAGGCGGGAGGAGCAGCCCATCCGCATCATGATTGATGAGACGTAGGCCTTGACCGTCGACTCCGAGAGGCAGAGCTGGTGGGCGATCTCCCTGTTGGGCGCCGCCCGGCACAGGAGGCGCAGGACCTCCTCCTCCCGTTCCGACAGGCCGAAGTCGCGAGGCTCAGGACGACGCGCGTGCTGCGTGACCGCCTCGCGGACGATCCCCGCGTTGACCGACGGCGAGACGGGCACCCCGCCTGCCAGGACCGCACGGATCGCGGCCCGGATCTCCTCCGAGGAAGCGCTCTTGAGAAGGTACCCGCGGCCCCCCTGCGACAGGACCCGGTAGACGATCTGCTCGTCGTCGAAGGAGGTCATCAGCAGGACGGGAACCTCCGGGTACTCGGCGGTCATCCGCGCCAGAGCCGTGGGACCGTCCATGACCGGCATGCGCACGTCCATGAGGACCAGGTCGACGCGGTGCGAGGCAAGGTAGTTCAGAGCCTCGGCGCCGTTGGACAGGCGGGCGACGACCTCGATCTCCTCCGCGCTGTCGAGG from Actinomyces respiraculi carries:
- a CDS encoding mersacidin/lichenicidin family type 2 lantibiotic; protein product: MTTTTRTPSPVSEVDLTELTDLELQSVAGAAGSGWVYTFGCCWCLPWYSSLTKCGAICSQGTCQ
- a CDS encoding chromosome condensation protein CrcB; this translates as MSPTPPPVDMVELDDQEMSTVDGGTSLPCATAVVTTLTTCFSDTVLWGSCRMGTRGCC
- a CDS encoding response regulator transcription factor, with amino-acid sequence MTADNPARIIIVDDEPIIRDGLTMYLDSAEEIEVVARLSNGAEALNYLASHRVDLVLMDVRMPVMDGPTALARMTAEYPEVPVLLMTSFDDEQIVYRVLSQGGRGYLLKSASSEEIRAAIRAVLAGGVPVSPSVNAGIVREAVTQHARRPEPRDFGLSEREEEVLRLLCRAAPNREIAHQLCLSESTVKAYVSSIMMRMGCSSRLHIVVTAFEHGLVSPGR